The Procambarus clarkii isolate CNS0578487 chromosome 42, FALCON_Pclarkii_2.0, whole genome shotgun sequence nucleotide sequence TCAGTTTCACTTTCCCCATTGTCAATTCATTCGAAACCAACCAGTGGGAAATTTTCCactgatatttaatgaaaaattcgAGGGTTATTCCGTTCCACTGAGAAATAGTAAAAATTCGTCCTATAGACAAGGAATAGATGTCTGTGGTCTAAGTCCTATGACAGACAATGGAGTTCACCAACATACCATTGCCAAGCGAAAAGACTACTTAACACTTGAAAGTCGCCTAGCAAGCTTTAACCATTGGCCTGAACGTGTAACACAGAAACCAACTGAATTGTCAGAAGCTGGATTCTTCTATTGTGGTTTAAGTGATCACGTGCGCTGTTATCATTGTGGGAATGGACTTCGAAACTGGGAAACTGATGATATACCTTGGGATGAACATGCTCGCTGGTACCCAGAGTGTACCTTCCTCTTCTTGATGAAAGGAAaagaattcattgatcaggtatgtcagctaagtaacttgaaatgaaggttgactattattattgtaatctttataaaagccatttgtaacattaacttttttttttttcaggttcaAGGGGAAAGGCCACCTTATGAGACAAACCCTTCAATAACCCATATCAATGAAGATCAACACAAACTTATTAAGGAACTAGACATAACTAAGCACCTTATTTCAATGGGTTTCCAGGAAGATTATGTGATGACAACGTATCATAATCAACTCAAAGAGAAGGGGTTACCTTTCTTTGACATTGAGTCATTTATTGAAGCAGTCTTACAGTACAtggaaaacgaagttagaaaatgtctagtaaataaattggcattggctgaagttgatgttgtcccaagcccagCCATATCTGATAGAAATGAGTTGGCTTCTGACacaaaccaacaagtagaatcatctacaactttaatggaattggcaatgactgaagttgatgttgtcccaagccaaccaatgtctgatggaactgagttggcttctgaccaaaaccaacaagtagaatcatctacaactttaatggaattggcattggctgaagttgatgttgtcccaagccaaccaatgtctgatggaactgagttggcttctgaccaaaaccaacaagtagaatcatctacaactttaatggaattggcattggctgaagttgatgttgtcccaagccaaccaatgtctgatggaactgagttggcttctgaccaaaaccaacaagtagaatcatctacaactttaatggaattggcattggctgaagttgatgttgtcccaagccaaccaatgtctgatggaactgagttggcttctgaccaaaaccaacaagtagaatcatctacaactttaatacagcctatagtagatgaattggcattggctgaagttggtgttgtcccaagccaaccaatgtctgatggaactgaagtagaatctacaatagttgatgaattgacattgactgaagttgatgttgtcccaagcccaccAATGTCTGGTGATTCTAACCCACAACCATTATTTGGTAGAATAACTGATCAAGTTGCCACTCTCCCAAAGTCAGAAGGTACAATTAGACACAGAGTGATTGAGTGTAAGATTTGTATGGAGAATGAGAGTGAGTTAATGTTTTTACCTTGTAATCACATATGCACTTGtttcaaatgtgcaacaaacatatccacatgtccaatttgcagagctgagataaaatatactattaaagcaattatatcatagtaaagaatgttttagatgtgtgataatgatatgagATGTGCTGGTGGCTGAAGGTGCtgagggagaccatattgaaaatacttcatacccaagactcttctaagaAATTAGAAAACATCATTGTCAAGAAAGTTGTGTTGGATACAAAAATATGTCCACACCTACAGTAATAAGGATGATTTTAGACCATTTACATAACATAATGTATCCTATCTATCAACCCGGCTGGAATATATGAATTTCAAATCTTATTATTCCTATAATAAATACccttataattattattgacgaaatattattcctctccccagatataatctcagatgaggaaaagttgtagtttagttataccaatgtgtgtgtgtgtatcctttcAAAATACATATTTCTATTTGTTTTTTTGTCTTTAAGGTAGTATAAAAGTGTCACTAAGGTAGCCTGCAGCAGAACACAGTTTATAGATTAATTAGTGGTAGAGTCGCAATCCAAGCACACTACACTACATACTACCTCTTGATATAACTTTCTAGACAGTGAAAGTGAACAAACAAGCAGTACTATTCAATCTCTGGCGGAACTGAAGAAGCAAACAACCATTCCACAAACTAGTCAAGCCAATCAACCAACTTGTCTGTCAACTGatctacaaccacccaaccaatctgtccatcaactggtctacaaccactctttttctgttggaagtttctttctagggaagtggataacaattgatcATATAAAATAAGAGAGCACATACTGTTTTTCATAATGGGTTGCACCATATGAATTTGATGACATGGCAATTGTCAAGGTCTTTATGTATGTGTCTCAGGCAGAACATCCACTTTCGCTGCTACAGTTCCAGTGGACCCATTGGCTCCGAAATTACAggacccagaacacaacagcaacTATTGCTGAATATTAATAAGCTGAAACATGAAAACCATATTATTCAACCAAATTTGTCAGTTTTTGTATGAAATGTTTAAAGAACAGGAGAAAAAAATTTCTATGTTGAGAAGGGGTATAAGGGAATGGAGCATCCAAAAAAGTTCCTGTTCCGAAACCACTATCTCCTCCTACTtactcaacacacccaccatctctCCTCCTCTTCCAATTAATTCTCTCAATCCATCATCGTCCCCTACAATTTCTATGAGAATCAGGtaattgtcacctgatcgtagaattatattaaatcaataattaaaaaaaaaatgNNNNNNNNNNNNNNNNNNNNNNNNNNNNNNNNNNNNNNNNNNNNNNNNNNNNNNNNNNNNNNNNNNNNNNNNNNNNNNNNNNNNNNNNNNNNNNNNNNNNNNNNNNNNNNNNNNNNNNNNNNNNNNNNNNNNNNNNNNNNNNNNNNNNNNNNNNNNNNNNNNNNNNNNNNNNNNNNNNNNNNNNNNNNNNNNNNNNNNNNNNNNNNNNNNNNNNNNNNNNNNNNNNNNNNNNNNNNNNNNNNNNNNNNNNNNNNNNNNNNNNNNNNNNNNNNNNNNNNNNNNNNNNNNNNNNNNNNNNNNNNNNNNNNNNNNNNNNNNNNNNNNNNNNNNNNNNNNNNNNNNNNNNNNNNNNNNNNNNNNNNNNNNNNNNNNNNNNNNNNNNNNNNNNNNNNNNNNNNNNNNNNNNNNNNNNNNNNNNNNNNNNNNNNNNNNNNNNNNNNNNNNNNNNNNNNNNNNNNNNNNNNNNNNNNNNNNNNNNNNNNNNNNNNNNNNNNNNNNNNTTTGTCTTCTCCATCGGTGgaaacacaatatacttggctaAACTCTCCACCTTATTCTCCACGCTCTCTCCTTTCAGTGAAACTTCGGCAATATTAGCTTCGTTCTGGTTACATCTTTCTACATTAGGCTCCTGTGTGTGATTACCTCTAATCATGGACAATGATAGTGGTCGTCACCCTGTACCAAAATCATATACAATAAGTTAGGATATAGctttctctctctatatatataatacatttacccccccccccaaaaaaaagtgtCAAATTGTTTTTCATAAATTACAACATAAACAAATAATGATTACCCGAAAAATAGTGTACCtgtctataaataaaaaataataatgatatatatttgtttgatagCTATATAAAGGAGTTGTATGGGAAAGGAGATTAACACAAGTCCTACCTACCCCTGAGTCTCCTTAGTCTTTCCAAATAAGTAATTAAAAATGGTAATTTATGAAAATACCACTTTGGTGTTAACGGAACAGAGTACATTCTCAGTAGAAGttagtgaaaatgtaataaatgataataatgatgaatattttattattatcttacattattcaataacttcttttgttttgttaatgataatatattatgtatatttgatgtcatatgattggtgtattaaaaaatataatgaatatttAGAGAATAATTCTAAGAAGAAAAAGGAGTATGCATATCAACAGACTATATAATGTTATAATGATAATGTTTCCTCGTCAGTGTACTGTTTGTTACTTACTACAATCATTTaatatggatctaattaatacatatcaacagctattatcaaatcttgtattttctccttaaagtaaatcttcaaaacctaatttctagcatctaattattactaacacccaagaggtcatgtcctctgccttcattaaccattaataaaaagtctacggtttacgaactccacagtaattattctttacatcctttctggtcttataattatataaatttacaccagttagtttctttaataatttcttcttcttcttcaggtgtcaaatcgttagttatatgaaatatttctctgatttcttctactgtcaattttttaataatattggcaaacattttgattcctttgtcagttagatctttaatatttaagtaatcagctgccaaaattattggcaacaatgtatcttgttcaaaaaaatcaaaatcccattttgaaaatgacattatagaactatcattattatcgtgatggtaaccacaccattcaattattttttttaaataatagtgtttacatttggaagaggaatagcttcatcattggtatcatcactcaaatcatttaaaatgttttttataacaccactctgtctgataatatcatattctacttcaaaaatatcaccatcactactttgcagttttatgattgaataaggaggaggaggaggaggaggaggaggatgtggtagagaggaataagaacttgttgcctttatttatttcagactttcttgactcagttgtagaAGAGAAATACCCCAAATGAGGGATTTCATAAAATCTGAGGGTTGAAATGAATCGTGTTGTAGTTCTTGGTTGATCGGTAAATGCTTTGAGTAAAAGACTGCAATagaaaatgtattttcattaagatgagacttgggaaaatattgaatgatataatgagaaccgagaagttttaaacttgcttctttatcattaagatattttttacttttatttactaATTGATGTGGATCCCACTTACCCTTTAGATTTTTAGATTGAAGCTGAGAAGAAGGTATCACCAATATGGGTTCTAAGAGCAAAAAGAGAATAGATGACCAATGATAAGCTACTACTAAACCACTGTCAGCAAGACTGAAGATACTAATAGGGTGGGGTAAATTAAAAACAGGTGGTATTTTAGGTTTTAGCATTGTAGTTGCAATCCAACCTGGATTGGTAACAATTTCAGAAAAATTAGAAATCGAGGTTGGAATAACCCAAGAGCATGGCAAATCACTGGTGAAAAATGAGAAAGATACTATACCTTTCTTTCTTTGGAAAGTATCATAACCTAAGAGCAAGAGTCCTGGTAATTGGCGTAGTCGGCATCTTCCTGCTATATattcattatgattatggtttttatcattagagagtgaattatatatttggctacaatatttgagaaacatggtaacaatttgataaaatcctttattgtcatgtagtggaagataataatattcatcaaattttgaattattctctgaggaattattgatactccacgaccaactttcataggaaaaaggcatataactgaaagcacattcttttaaggaattaacttctttttgacatataaacattctctatttttttaatattttttttttatatttctgatctttaggtaacaaaataacaaataaaacagctatatattttattatgttatatttataacaattacaaaatgggctaaaaatagaacatataactaactacatacataatgaatcaagtaaccctaaacaaaaccatgaacactctgacattgtttgttttttaatatctttaactattttcaaaataattattttttcttctgtataattagcaagtgtttttttagagaacttggctaaatttctaagggaaacaacatttatttgaccattatatttatggttacatttatataccatctcattaagtaaactcatataaagccaagaatttgacatttcttgtttaataccatttacaatttgaggataatacttaatctcttttttgtggtcgtttataaattgaaaactggatgcatgccaagacattttatgtagattctgtagtgtgtaagctaaagatgctacaagtgataatttatttaattcatatgcaccaataatattggggtgtaagaaaaaataatctagttcgttactcatcttttgataaatttcttggcatagatgtgttacgaacccggatccagcgtccgaacgtggagcagtaacgaccacgccatctgtgggtcagctcccgaaacccctgccaaacggacgacgacacctggtgaggacaaggtgtaccagaaacaagggccagtttccagtcctgtgcagctcacaacacagccgccactgacctctggtgaggtggtgctccgacgacagcgccatctatggactggatacgtcaggtgtttgtgcccgagcctgtaagtgaggtgttttagtgtcccagttattgatgacgtgtctgcttacagagccgacctgagaCTGCTGGGATGGAAGTggggtcagtctacccgaggcagccagtctccataccttgaacgttgctgcagctgttgtgaagtcgtccccccggaagaacactgtggtgtgttagcctcccATTGGAGTGGCAATAAGAGGATTTACccaggaccgactgttggagatgatcatccactggggtattgaggacaggagggtgatttgtgatatcacacgagactcctgtctagggcgtatcccttatatcgttcgtggagtggccgtaccagccttggtggctcagaacctgccagcagaccagctggacgtgtggttgacggcctccacgacggtgcccccagtggacctgtgttttggctgacctgtggccagggtaggctcaacttctttggataattcgttgtgtggccacgaagaaagcaccgaggactcagcacctagcttctggatccagagtcttcagcagaagactaatttgtgaataatccccttgtctagtgttaatacccctcccccttgtgcactcatttattttatatatttaaacggtgatggtaataattataatataaagttcttagctttctttccctactccctttaagttacttgcgtcacggatctcatcccttgatagccactactggcttgggaacggatacattatatcttcctctaacaacatcagagtaaggaccccgttgcgtcccgagagggccgtaacataattggcatccccagcgggatccgtccccttgttaagtatgtttgacaggggtggtgaagtggcgtaatccctgtaaataattccccctgtgtgacgattgtgacgttatacatcctgtgcggtgctcaagagtgactaagtgcaatattgtgcagtgcggtgctcgctgtgattaagcgattaagtgcaatattgactagtgcggtgctcagtgattcagtgcaatattgtagagcgaagtgttcgcttggattcagtgcaatattgactagtgcggtgctcagtgattcagtgctatattgtagagcgaagtgttcgcttggattcagtgcaatattgggtagtgcggtgcccgaagtgattacgtgcaatattggcaagtgcagtgtttggtgcgataaagtgcaatattggcgtagaacagtgctcggtgcgttaagtgctaacgtgtaagcagtgtgttaagtgctaagtgttccatctgtgacaatggcagaaaaagctaccatcgatgaactggacgaggttcaggcttttctgaacagagaggattgtcttgccagattaaaatatctgagcaaaccagagcttgtactagtgagcgcctacctggagatcaagatccgtgccagtgattcccgtgtggagatcttgtccaaggtacaccggcacctgaaggcagaagagaaacaggaaggcgagactcctagtacaaaggaaagtgcagacatagcttccacggaaaaggaagataagggcagtgacgttgacagtgatgcaggtgagcttaatatcagcttcctaacagtcaagatgcgtgccctagaaattaatcgagaaattgaatggaagaagttagaaatagaacgagaattaaaagataaagaaatggagatgaaagaaaaagaattggcgatgaggcgtttagaattagaaagagaagaaagaagagaagaacgagaaagaaaagagaagcgagagagagaagaacgagaaagagaaagagaagaacgagaaagagaagagagacgagagagagaagaacgagagcgaaagagagaagagcgagagcgagaaagagaagaacgagacagacaagaacgacgagacagagaggaaagagagagacaacatgaactagaagttttgcgattaggcggtggtcgggggCAAGCAACGGACACccgtagcttcgatccggtaagaaacatcaaaatggtccccaaattccatgagaaggaagtgtcaaagttctttgcagccttcgagaaagtcgctgcctctttggagtggccaagggagaattgggccatcatgatagtcagtcttgactgggaaggcccaaatcgcttactccacgttatcccttgacgactccggcgattacgacaaggtgaagaaggttgtgttcatggcgtaccaattggtacctgaggcttacaggcaaaagttcagaaacctgaagaagacctcagagcacacgttcaccgaattcgccacgatcaaggagcgacttttccaggaatggtgtgcctctcggaaggtagagaccagggaagacctcgagcagctgattctgctcgaggacttcaaggattgtttgtctggagacctcaagacgtacttagaggaacagcaggtggagaccttgagtgcagcagccaccatggctgaagagttatcctgactcataggccgtctgctaagtacgtcccgaggaattaccagcgccggtttgacagacctcacgacgaagaagaagaaagacccgtcccacaaagtgctaagaagacgcccccaggtagcccccaaagaacaagtcctagcagtccgaaacaccggagcccgaggaggaatacggtgtgctggacttgtgggcagaaagggcatgtagctgctaggtgtcgaggcagaagaggtggcagcgcacgtagggaggtgatgatgatgagctgtgttacaccaccagcaggaaaccagtctacgacgacgcaggaaggaccaagtttgttggccccccgcacacttcaaccgggtatgtaacgagtgatcatactggtagatcagttgtagtgctcagagatagtggagcagcccagtccctgatcgtgaagagctcggtacccgagggagtaagtgtggacgggagacaagaggttgtcctggttgggtttccaaggacgcagtacatcgcccccttagtgccagtacatctcgactcgccttatttcagcggcacatgtgcgttggcagtagtcgataccctccctgtggctgggattgacgtggtactagccaacgacttggtgaccgattggagcaccaatcatcccaaggttgcggacgagtctaccggaacagcacggtctgaggtaacaggcaatggtaatgtccaggtaaagacagacccggatttgaacatgtctaatttgtcctctcccccgcagatcgacagttatctagcagtgtctcctgattcttctctcgacaaggaacatgaggttacgatggcagaagtacctgagctagaagagaggccttgtgtgaagacacccacggataccaacgagtctggagcgaaggctgaggtgtgcttgcggtatggcaagttacagcgtgtagtgaaccagccagagattccccagacgtcagaggtatgtgaggtgtgtttgaaagttctagtgccctctttggtccaaaccaggctagtggatatagccggttatggacatgacaggctcaggaagcttattcctcaggtaaccaaatgtttcttagcggtatttttgattctcgtatgtgttctctgtgttctcagtaaggatcagtggacgacccgaaggatgattgctcccatgaacatcgtgaagaggtccctgggattagagatttgcactgcaagtgttgcagttaaagaagggacctggaaggtgatggttgatacaggaggtacgacatatgataatatgagtgactgtttccggcaggtagacaccccccgcgtgatagctgagcctcaaaacagcattatacggaacgttggtcgacctgacggtggcagagcgaatgccatctgcgacgtacgagtagccctgtggaaactaggtgtaagcctagtagaggagtatgcagtaagtactgacttgcccactgtcgctatcactctgaattatcagactcctgtattccaggttcctgtctccctgaaggaccatcggaccggtactagaaataccgtctgggatcagccatcatcggtgccacgacacagggaagtgtcgagtcgccccagatcgtgtctacaccgatccttactcgagaggtgtgagattatgctccagattaacatctcggtggaggtgTGGAGAAGTACTTCAGACAGATCACCgtcttctatctgcaagttcccaatgtgccggaattgtccagcaggacagttctgtggacaagacagcctcgccattccagttcttagaataagtaagtccatttggagttgtgtcttcgtactaatttggtttgtgtttctttttatagaaccccaaaccaaattctttttggtggggaggtgttacgaacccggatccagcgtccgaacgtggagcagtaacgaccacgccatctgtgggtcagctcccgaaacccccgccaaacggacgacgacacctggtgaggacaaggtgtaccagccacaagggccagtttccagtcctgtgcagctcacaacacagccgccactgacctctggtgaggtggtgctccgacgacagcgccatctatggactggatacgtcaggtgtttgtgcccgagcctgtaagtgaggtgttttagtgtcccagttattgatgacgtgtctgcttacagagccgacctgagaCTGCTGGGATGGAAGTggggtcagtctacccgaggcagccagtctccataccttgaacgttgctgcagctgttgtgaagttgtccccccggaagaacactgtggtgtgttagcctgccagtggagtggcagtaagaggatttacctgggaccgactgttggagacgatcatccactggggtattgaggacaggagggtgatttgtgatatcacacgagactcctgtctagggcgtatcccttatatcgttcgtggagtggccgtaccagccttggtggctcagaacctgccagcagaccagctggacgtgtggttgacggcctccacgacggtgcccccagtggacctgtgttttggctgacc carries:
- the LOC138373467 gene encoding baculoviral IAP repeat-containing protein 7-A-like, with the translated sequence MAGTSSGECQYKLSYVGIVKTVYIREAVCELLQPDNQHIVNLSHLDKHQLNVICFTPLYNEYEETSLLALPPHYTLNLFTALGFISPAYSIIEAKDVVKHQNKNVRRSISKKFDSYDSLRFEKERLDTYIDWPLEWLEPSDLARDGFYYLRTNDHVACVFCRGILGSWERGDTPRGEHQFHFPHCQFIRNQPVGNFPLIFNEKFEGYSVPLRNSKNSSYRQGIDVCGLSPMTDNGVHQHTIAKRKDYLTLESRLASFNHWPERVTQKPTELSEAGFFYCGLSDHVRCYHCGNGLRNWETDDIPWDEHARWYPECTFLFLMKGKEFIDQVQGERPPYETNPSITHINEDQHKLIKELDITKHLISMGFQEDYVMTTYHNQLKEKGLPFFDIESFIEAVLQYMENEVRKCLVNKLALAEVDVVPSPAISDRNELASDTNQQVESSTTLMELVV